The genomic window GCTCCAGCGGGAACTGACCGAAGTTGATGAGCGAGTACTCATCCTTGTTGCGGCGGACTTCCACGGCCCGGATGGAGGACGAGCCGATGTCCAGCCCGATCGGTGTGGCACCAGCCATCGGTCTGCCTTCCTCTCAGCGGTTCGGATCTAGGTGGGCAGGAGCAGGTTCGTGTACCAGGTGGTGAGCGGCGCCGCGGCGAAGACCGCCAGGAAGGCGCCGGCCAGCATGTAGGGCCCGAACGGGATCCGGCTCTTGCGGCTCGCCAGTTTCAGGGTGAGCAGCATGCCACCGACCAGGCCGCCGAGCAGGAAACCGGCCAGGGCGCCGACCGTGACCGCACCCCAGCCGAGCCAGCCGAGGTAGAAGCCGAGCAGTGGAGCGAGCTTCACGTCGCCGCCGCCCATTCCCCACATCGCGAGCAGCAGATAGAGCACGTAGAGCAGGACCGCGGCGAGGAGGCCGCGGATCAGGTCGGCCGGGTCGCCGGTGGTCAGCGAGACCGGGACCAGCAGAGCCATGGCAACCCCGTACGACGGAATGACGATCTTGTTGGGCAGTCGCATCACGTCGAGGTCGATCAGCGCCAGAGCGATCGCGACGGCGGCGAGGTAGAGGTAGGCGGGCAGTTCCCAGGACCAGCCGAACCGGGCGGCGACCGCCACGAACAGGACGGCAGTGCCGGCTTCGACGAGCGGGTAGCGGGCGCTGATCCGGGTGCCGCAGTCGGCGCACCGGCCGCGCAGCATCAGCCAGCCGAGCACCGGGACGTTGTGCCGGGGCCGGACCGGGCTGCCGCAGTCCGGGCAGTGTGACCCGGGCTGGACCAGCGACTCGCCGCGGGGCACCCGGTGGATCACCACGTTCAGGAAGGAACCGATGACGAGCCCGAAGAGGGCCACCATGACGTACAGCGGGGCCTGTGTCACGGTGGTCCTCTCAGTGCTCGTCAGGATGTGGTCGCGGGTGGCGCCGTGCCCGGCGCCACCCGGAACCGGTGTGTCAGCAGGCAGCCAGCGTGAGGGCGGTGGCGGAGGTCGTCACGGAGCCACCCTCGGCGCTCTTGTAGACGTACCACTTACCGCTGCCACCGGCGTTGTTCGCGCAGATCTTGTACGTCTTCGCGGTCGCGTCGTAGACGTAACCCAGCTGGGTCTTGTCGGACAGCGTGATGGTGGCGATGTTGGGGGCCGTGCCGAGGACCAGCGTGCTGGCGGCGTTCTCAGACTTTGAGGCCGGGAAGGTGTTGCCGTTGTTGGTGTAGTACTGCTCAACCGCGCTGATCGCGCCGCGGACGTCGGACTGCGCCGACTTGTCAGCCGCGCCCTGGCGGTAGTTCAGGTACACCGGCACGGCGATCGCGACCAGGACGCCGATGATGACCACCACGACCAGAAGCTCGATGAGGGTGAAGCCTTCGTCGTTCTTCTTGCCGGCGCGAAGACGGGCGATGAGGTCCTGCATTTCGGGGTGCCTCCATGGGCGTTGGGTGGGGCAGGGGATGGGTGTTGGTGGTGCTACGGCCGTCGGGAGCCGGCCGGGAATCGTTGCTTGTTCGGGTGTCGGACGTCAGCCCTGAATGCTCTGGCCGATCGTGAACATCGGCAGGTAGAGGCAGATGACCATGCCGCCGACCACGGTGCCCATGACGACGACCATGATCGGTTCGATCGAGGCGGTCAGTGACTCGGCGGAGGTGTCGACCTCTCTGTCGTAGAAATCGGCAACCTTGTCGAGCATCTGACTGATCTGGCCGCTCTCCTCGCCGACTTCGATCATCTGGGTGACCATCGTCGGGAAGATCGGGTGGCGCCGGAGCGCCGTGGACATCGTCTGACCGTCCCGGACGGTCGCCTGGACGTCCTTCATGGCGGCGTTGATGACCTCGTTGCCGGTGGTCTCACCGACCACCGCCAGTGCCTGCATGACCGGGACACCCACGTTCAGCAGCAGGCCGAGGTTGCGGGAGAACCGGCTCATGGCGAGTTTGCGCAGCAGCTGTCCGAAGACCGGCAGGCGCATCTTGATCTGGTCGACCCGCAGCCGGAAGTTCTCGCTGGTGCGGGTCTGCCGCTTGTAGAAGACGGTCCAGGCGACTGAGACGCCGATCACCAACGGTCCGATCCAGCCCATGTTGTGGCTGGCCGTGACCAGGAACTGGGTCGGTGCCGGCAGCGCGCCGCCGAGACTCTTGAACATCCCTTCGAAGATCGGGACGATGAAGATCAGAACGCCGGCGATCATGACGAAGGTGAAGCCCAGCACGATCGCCGGGTAGGTCAGCGCGGCCTTGATCTTGCCGCGGAGCACGGTGTCCTTCTCCAGACTCTCGGCGATCTGCTCCAGAGCCTTGTCGATCATGCCGCCGGCCTCGCCGGCCCGGATCATCGCGATCATCAGGCGCGGGAAGATCCGGTCGTGCTTGGCCATCGACTGCGAGAGCCCACCACCGGCGGCCACGTCGGCACGGACCTCGGCGGTCGCCTTCTTCAGCGACAGCGCCGACGTCTGTTCCTCGAGGATCGCCAGGGAACGCAGCAGCGACATCCCGGAGGCGGTCATGGTGGCGAACTGCCGCGCGAAGACGGCGAGATCCTTGAGCTTGGTCCGGCCGCCCAGGCCCGGGATGGTGATGTTCTTCTGCAGGCCGTGCCCGGTCTCGGCGACCTCGAGCGGCACCTCGCCACGCGAGCGCAGCATGTGGGTGGCGGCGGCCTCGTTGGGCGCCTCGATCGTCCCCTTGGCCTTCTTGCCGGTCGCGTCGATCGCGGAGTAGGTGAAGGTCTTGGTGGTCGGCATGGTCAGCCCCGTCCCACGAGCCGCTTGAGTTCGTCGCCGGAGTGGCAGATCTCCAGTGCGGTCGGCATGGAGACCAGACCCTCCCGGATCTTCTCGGCCAGGTGCTGGTCGAACGAGAGCATGCCCTCGCTGCCGCCGGCCTGCATGAACGACGGGATCTGGTGGGTCTTGCCCTCCCGGATCAGGCTGCGGATGGCCGGGGTGCAGGTGAGGATCTCGCAGATCACCGAACGCCCCTTTCCGTCCGCCGTCGGCGCCAGCGCCTGCGTGATCACACCCTGGAGACTGGCTGCCAGCTGGGCGCGGATCTGCAGCTGTTGGTGCGGCGGGAAGATGTCGATGACCCGGTCGATGGTCTGAGTGGCGCTCTGCGTGTGCAGGGTCGCCATCACCAGGTGACCGGTCTCGGCCGCGGTCAGGGCGGTGGCCGTGGTCTCCAGGTCGCGCAGCTCGCCGACCAGGATGATGTCCGGGTCCTGCCGCAGCGCGTGTTTCAGCGCGCTGGCGAAGTCGCCGGTGTCGGTGCCGACCTCCCGCTGGTTCACCACACACCGCTTGTGCGGGTGGAGGAACTCGATCGGGTCCTCGATGGTGATGATGTGGTCGGCCCGGCTGCGGTTCGCCAGGTCCAGCAGCGACGCCAGGGTGGTGGTCTTGCCGGAACCGGTCGGGCCGGTCACCAGGACCAGGCCGCGGGGCAGGTGGGCGAACCGGGCCACCGACTCCGGCATGCCCAGCTCGTCCAGCGGCTTGATCTTGTGCGGGATGGCCCGGAAGACCGCGCCGCACGAGTTCCGCTGGCGGTAGAGGTTCCCGCGGAACCGGGAGACCCCGACGATGCTGTGCGCGAAGTCCAGCTCCCGCTCGGCCAGGAAGGTGTGCCACTGGGCGCGGCTGACCGCCGCACAGGCCAGCAGTTCGGTGTCCGAGTTGTTGAGCTTGCCGTACCCGGAAACCGCCTGCAGATCGCCGTGCACCCGGATCATCGGCGGCGAGCCGACGGTCAGGTGCAGGTCCGATCCGCCCGCCTCGACCAGAGTG from Actinoplanes derwentensis includes these protein-coding regions:
- a CDS encoding type II secretion system F family protein; this encodes MPTTKTFTYSAIDATGKKAKGTIEAPNEAAATHMLRSRGEVPLEVAETGHGLQKNITIPGLGGRTKLKDLAVFARQFATMTASGMSLLRSLAILEEQTSALSLKKATAEVRADVAAGGGLSQSMAKHDRIFPRLMIAMIRAGEAGGMIDKALEQIAESLEKDTVLRGKIKAALTYPAIVLGFTFVMIAGVLIFIVPIFEGMFKSLGGALPAPTQFLVTASHNMGWIGPLVIGVSVAWTVFYKRQTRTSENFRLRVDQIKMRLPVFGQLLRKLAMSRFSRNLGLLLNVGVPVMQALAVVGETTGNEVINAAMKDVQATVRDGQTMSTALRRHPIFPTMVTQMIEVGEESGQISQMLDKVADFYDREVDTSAESLTASIEPIMVVVMGTVVGGMVICLYLPMFTIGQSIQG
- a CDS encoding prepilin peptidase, which produces MTQAPLYVMVALFGLVIGSFLNVVIHRVPRGESLVQPGSHCPDCGSPVRPRHNVPVLGWLMLRGRCADCGTRISARYPLVEAGTAVLFVAVAARFGWSWELPAYLYLAAVAIALALIDLDVMRLPNKIVIPSYGVAMALLVPVSLTTGDPADLIRGLLAAVLLYVLYLLLAMWGMGGGDVKLAPLLGFYLGWLGWGAVTVGALAGFLLGGLVGGMLLTLKLASRKSRIPFGPYMLAGAFLAVFAAAPLTTWYTNLLLPT
- a CDS encoding type II secretion system protein, translating into MQDLIARLRAGKKNDEGFTLIELLVVVVIIGVLVAIAVPVYLNYRQGAADKSAQSDVRGAISAVEQYYTNNGNTFPASKSENAASTLVLGTAPNIATITLSDKTQLGYVYDATAKTYKICANNAGGSGKWYVYKSAEGGSVTTSATALTLAAC
- a CDS encoding type IV pilus twitching motility protein PilT — protein: MTTLQHEVPEATSAGTPEDLEVLDQLLVTLVEAGGSDLHLTVGSPPMIRVHGDLQAVSGYGKLNNSDTELLACAAVSRAQWHTFLAERELDFAHSIVGVSRFRGNLYRQRNSCGAVFRAIPHKIKPLDELGMPESVARFAHLPRGLVLVTGPTGSGKTTTLASLLDLANRSRADHIITIEDPIEFLHPHKRCVVNQREVGTDTGDFASALKHALRQDPDIILVGELRDLETTATALTAAETGHLVMATLHTQSATQTIDRVIDIFPPHQQLQIRAQLAASLQGVITQALAPTADGKGRSVICEILTCTPAIRSLIREGKTHQIPSFMQAGGSEGMLSFDQHLAEKIREGLVSMPTALEICHSGDELKRLVGRG